The following proteins are encoded in a genomic region of Prosthecobacter sp.:
- a CDS encoding ATP-binding protein, protein MTEVSPVLASSLKENFQAYEQDIRVQNYRLCGILASVFMIAGASLDWVVFGWDGIRRFMLPRILSAIVIMGVWMLLVLPWGKKMHRALGLFGMAFPLIASISWMIYAKDGSDSPYYAGLNLVMLGAAILMRWTLEDSIIVVALTLVSYLVACYTHGPIGNRSIFFNNLYFLFVTGVFTIAGTSFYNGIRFSEFRLRHDLDLNRAKLETAYGELAETNQKLRELDETKSRFFANISHELRTPLTLMIAPLESLIHRSESTTTPEDRDLMATMHGNGMRLLKLINDLLDLVRLESGRAQVRVQRVEMSEFIHGLSTAIGAVAEDKRVQLHASVQPDVGTVLADPEKLERICLNLLFNAVKFTASGGRVDFTAAKEDGWLVVEVRDSGMGIPADQLPHIFNRFWQADTSSQRKFQGMGIGLALVKELAEVQGGSVIATSVVGKGTTMTVKLPLHLTETAVVEDEAREVTETSAEPPKEEKNWIADLYRRAEMFPAMTSLQATLRPVETGISRSKKPMLLIADDEPDMLRFLKSQLSNNFEILEAVDGQQAVDKAAQFLPDIILSDMMMPEKDGLQVCRELRDRTSTRSIPIVLLTARADEKTKLECLAAGASDFLPKPFSLTEIMVRLKNLVDSRLYQKELVVQKQQLENALEQIKETESLLVQNEKLASLGRLSAGLIHEINNPLNYARQGLHIIGRSTKSLPEDERADFADTLKDVEDGVNRVIQIISDLRGFTRNASQLNHAFDLKNMVDTGMRFFSHVWKDGIKREVDIPSGLEVRGDSNQFVQILINLIQNALDAMGTKEYPAEESACLTLSAHTRGDKVVFTIKDNGPGIPQEIRDKIFDPFFTTKDVGQGMGLGLSICNRIIADHGGRIEVRSQPGLFTEFILELPSSDSTHNT, encoded by the coding sequence ATGACTGAAGTGTCTCCAGTTTTAGCGTCCAGCCTGAAAGAGAACTTTCAGGCCTACGAGCAGGACATTCGCGTCCAAAACTACCGGCTGTGCGGTATTCTGGCCTCAGTGTTCATGATCGCGGGGGCTTCATTGGACTGGGTCGTGTTTGGCTGGGACGGCATCAGGCGCTTTATGCTGCCTCGCATTTTGTCAGCCATCGTCATCATGGGCGTTTGGATGCTGTTGGTGCTGCCTTGGGGGAAAAAAATGCATCGGGCGCTTGGTCTTTTTGGCATGGCGTTTCCCTTGATCGCATCCATCTCGTGGATGATCTACGCCAAGGATGGCTCGGACTCGCCTTACTACGCCGGTCTGAATCTCGTGATGCTCGGCGCAGCAATTCTGATGCGGTGGACGCTCGAAGACAGCATCATAGTCGTGGCCCTGACCTTGGTGTCCTACTTGGTCGCCTGCTATACACACGGCCCCATCGGCAACCGCAGCATCTTCTTCAACAACTTGTATTTTCTCTTTGTCACGGGCGTGTTTACCATTGCCGGCACATCGTTCTACAATGGCATACGTTTCTCGGAATTCCGGCTCCGGCATGATTTGGATCTCAATCGGGCGAAACTGGAGACCGCCTATGGCGAACTTGCCGAGACCAACCAGAAGCTACGCGAACTCGACGAAACCAAGAGCCGCTTCTTCGCCAACATCAGCCACGAACTGCGCACGCCGCTCACGTTGATGATCGCACCGCTGGAATCCCTCATCCATCGTTCGGAGTCCACCACCACTCCCGAAGATCGTGATCTGATGGCCACCATGCATGGCAACGGCATGCGCCTGCTCAAGCTCATCAACGATCTGCTCGATCTCGTGCGCCTGGAGTCTGGACGCGCCCAGGTGCGTGTGCAGCGGGTGGAGATGAGCGAGTTCATCCACGGCCTCTCCACGGCCATTGGTGCCGTGGCGGAAGACAAACGCGTCCAATTGCATGCCAGCGTCCAGCCGGATGTCGGCACCGTGCTCGCCGACCCAGAAAAGCTCGAGCGCATCTGCCTCAACTTGCTGTTCAATGCCGTGAAGTTCACCGCTTCCGGTGGTCGGGTGGATTTCACCGCTGCGAAAGAGGACGGCTGGCTGGTTGTCGAAGTGCGCGATTCCGGCATGGGCATTCCTGCGGATCAACTGCCGCACATCTTCAACCGCTTCTGGCAGGCGGACACCTCCTCCCAGCGCAAGTTCCAGGGCATGGGCATCGGCCTCGCACTCGTCAAGGAACTCGCGGAAGTGCAAGGTGGCAGTGTGATCGCAACCAGCGTGGTCGGCAAAGGCACCACCATGACGGTGAAACTGCCGCTGCACCTGACGGAAACCGCCGTGGTCGAAGATGAGGCCCGTGAAGTGACCGAAACATCCGCCGAGCCTCCAAAAGAAGAGAAGAACTGGATCGCCGATCTTTACCGTCGTGCCGAGATGTTCCCGGCCATGACCTCGCTCCAGGCCACGCTGCGTCCAGTGGAAACGGGCATCAGCCGCAGCAAGAAGCCCATGCTGCTCATCGCCGACGATGAACCCGACATGCTGCGCTTCCTCAAGAGCCAGTTGAGCAACAACTTTGAAATTCTGGAGGCCGTGGACGGGCAGCAGGCCGTGGACAAGGCTGCGCAATTTCTGCCGGACATCATTCTTTCTGACATGATGATGCCTGAAAAGGACGGCCTCCAAGTCTGCCGTGAACTGCGCGACCGCACGTCCACCCGCTCTATTCCTATCGTGCTGCTCACCGCGCGTGCTGACGAGAAAACGAAGCTCGAATGTCTCGCCGCCGGTGCCAGTGACTTCTTGCCGAAGCCTTTCTCCCTGACCGAGATCATGGTTCGCTTGAAAAACCTGGTCGATTCACGCCTCTACCAGAAAGAACTCGTGGTGCAGAAGCAGCAGCTCGAAAACGCACTCGAGCAGATCAAGGAAACCGAGTCCCTGCTCGTGCAGAACGAAAAACTGGCCTCGCTAGGCCGCCTCAGTGCCGGCTTGATTCACGAGATCAACAACCCGCTCAACTATGCCCGCCAGGGCCTTCATATCATCGGCCGCTCCACCAAATCCTTGCCCGAAGACGAGCGCGCTGACTTTGCCGACACGCTCAAGGATGTGGAAGACGGCGTGAACCGCGTCATCCAGATCATTTCTGATTTGCGTGGCTTCACGCGCAACGCCAGCCAGCTCAACCACGCCTTTGATCTGAAAAACATGGTGGACACCGGCATGCGCTTTTTCTCCCATGTCTGGAAGGACGGCATCAAACGCGAGGTGGACATCCCCTCCGGCCTCGAAGTCCGTGGCGACAGCAATCAATTCGTCCAGATTCTCATCAACCTCATCCAGAACGCGCTCGACGCCATGGGGACCAAGGAATATCCGGCGGAGGAATCCGCCTGTCTCACTCTTTCCGCACACACCCGTGGGGACAAGGTCGTCTTCACCATCAAGGACAACGGCCCCGGCATCCCGCAGGAGATTCGGGACAAGATCTTTGATCCCTTCTTTACCACCAAGGATGTGGGGCAGGGCATGGGTCTCGGACTTTCCATCTGCAACCGTATTATCGCCGACCATGGCGGACGCATCGAGGTGCGCAGCCAGCCCGGACTGTTCACTGAGTTTATTTTGGAATTACCCTCCTCCGACAGCACCCACAACACGTAA
- a CDS encoding outer membrane protein transport protein — MKLRAFHIILASGFAFAAAHAAETLSVVPDSAQALGMVGGRLANLHDASAVRVSPANILQIKEPEVLLNLAVWNGDIRLDSNISGSVKMSQSWIYPGSIYAVLPVVPDKLAFGFGISTPFGLGSYFPKNMPFGPGVGAGLRHNLPFEAKLLAVDFTPALAFRVTDTLTMAAGLDIVYSQLTLGRIYPWGVLPGAGGTPDGELQLKGDGWGVGGYLGANWEFAPGHRLALIGRLPIKISYSGRTETVGMPSGNAFLTGVGATSTSRFGSEMTFPGSIAIGYGVDLTDRLTLGFDFQWSDNSSHDDIPLDLGNNQALLFGQSAAVLGWKDSIDLGFGASYKLDKAWQLRCGYLFSENSQPETNYLPSAAAYDRHVFGVGVGWRGKTRNVDLAYAFVYNPIRTIGSAATPAFNGNYKHQWHVISLSVTQRF, encoded by the coding sequence ATGAAATTACGCGCCTTTCATATCATCCTCGCCTCGGGCTTTGCCTTTGCCGCAGCCCATGCTGCCGAAACCCTTTCCGTGGTGCCTGATTCCGCTCAGGCTCTGGGGATGGTGGGCGGCAGATTGGCCAACCTGCACGATGCTTCTGCTGTCCGCGTGTCACCGGCGAATATTCTTCAAATCAAAGAGCCGGAGGTTCTCCTCAACCTTGCAGTTTGGAACGGCGACATCCGGCTGGACTCAAACATCAGCGGATCGGTGAAAATGAGCCAGTCATGGATCTATCCCGGCAGCATCTATGCCGTTCTTCCAGTGGTGCCTGACAAGCTGGCATTCGGATTCGGAATCAGCACGCCGTTTGGTCTTGGCTCGTACTTTCCGAAAAACATGCCCTTTGGTCCAGGTGTGGGTGCCGGTTTGCGCCACAACCTGCCCTTCGAAGCGAAGCTGCTGGCCGTGGACTTCACACCTGCCCTCGCGTTTCGCGTGACTGACACCCTGACCATGGCCGCTGGTCTGGACATTGTTTACTCCCAGCTCACTCTGGGGCGTATCTACCCTTGGGGAGTCTTGCCCGGTGCCGGTGGCACTCCAGACGGAGAGCTTCAATTGAAGGGGGATGGCTGGGGCGTTGGCGGCTACCTCGGAGCCAACTGGGAGTTTGCCCCAGGACATCGGCTCGCCTTGATCGGACGGCTGCCGATCAAAATCAGCTACAGCGGCCGCACGGAAACCGTGGGTATGCCGAGTGGCAATGCGTTTTTGACCGGAGTAGGGGCGACCAGCACGAGCCGGTTTGGCTCAGAAATGACCTTTCCGGGTTCTATTGCCATTGGTTACGGCGTTGACCTCACCGACCGGCTCACCCTGGGGTTTGATTTTCAGTGGTCGGACAACTCGTCCCACGATGACATCCCGCTCGATTTGGGAAACAACCAGGCGCTGCTTTTCGGCCAGAGTGCTGCGGTGCTGGGCTGGAAAGACTCCATCGACCTCGGTTTCGGCGCCAGCTACAAGCTCGACAAAGCTTGGCAGTTGCGTTGCGGCTATCTTTTTTCAGAAAACTCCCAACCGGAGACCAACTACCTGCCTTCAGCGGCGGCGTATGATCGCCATGTGTTTGGCGTGGGGGTTGGCTGGAGAGGCAAAACTCGTAACGTGGATCTCGCGTATGCCTTCGTTTACAACCCTATCCGCACCATTGGCAGTGCAGCCACTCCAGCATTCAACGGAAACTACAAACACCAGTGGCATGTGATCTCACTCAGTGTCACCCAACGTTTTTGA
- a CDS encoding class I SAM-dependent methyltransferase → MENNDNSLPNITSTGERLSFIVCRNSQGAEVRGTLHRLTRYLGVFEVYNPYSIVQLSEVLNDFRIMMNDRVVYTGRATIANLVNTGIMLICEASLSDEGWIDIDILSPAQNKSRLLADFADFLRETEKSYRVVPEFKIVVADMHTMLSDLRRWMEQVELGVRSLPTGDRIQAEREVLMQMEEPIVPTVYPLMKRFEESASAIPQEQQPVHRSYIKRQLHPLVLCAPFVYRTYHKPLGYAGDYEMVSMMLRDPYEGSSIFAKLLNKLYLDIPPVIAHRNRITYLVEQLKAETTRVAASSRVARIYNLGCGPAQEIQNFLTHEPIADSADLLLLDFNDETITHTTRSLEDLRNRHRRRTGLRFEKKSVHQILKETGRAAAQAGSYDMVYCAGLFDYLSDRICRRLLEIFYDLLAPGGLLIATNVHPSNPWKNWMEYLADWHLVYRNEEQFLKLAPDRAPPDAVTIKADPTGVNIFLEVRKPAND, encoded by the coding sequence ATGGAGAACAACGACAATTCACTTCCAAACATAACTTCCACCGGGGAGCGCCTCAGTTTCATCGTCTGCCGCAACAGCCAGGGGGCGGAGGTGCGCGGAACGCTGCACCGCCTCACACGCTATCTCGGCGTCTTCGAAGTCTATAATCCTTACAGCATCGTGCAGCTCTCCGAAGTGCTCAATGACTTCAGGATCATGATGAATGACCGCGTGGTTTACACCGGCAGGGCCACCATTGCCAATCTGGTGAACACCGGCATCATGCTCATCTGCGAGGCCTCGCTGTCGGATGAGGGCTGGATCGACATTGACATTCTCTCTCCTGCGCAGAACAAGAGCCGCCTGCTGGCCGACTTTGCCGATTTCCTGCGCGAGACGGAGAAAAGTTATCGTGTCGTCCCCGAATTTAAAATTGTGGTAGCGGACATGCACACGATGCTGTCCGACCTCCGTCGCTGGATGGAGCAGGTGGAACTCGGTGTGCGCTCGCTGCCCACCGGCGACCGCATTCAGGCCGAGCGCGAAGTGCTCATGCAGATGGAGGAACCCATCGTGCCGACCGTGTACCCGCTGATGAAGCGATTTGAAGAATCAGCATCGGCCATCCCGCAGGAACAGCAGCCGGTGCATCGGAGCTACATCAAACGACAGCTCCATCCCCTGGTTCTGTGCGCGCCGTTTGTGTACCGGACCTATCACAAACCGCTGGGTTATGCTGGTGATTATGAGATGGTGAGCATGATGTTGCGAGACCCCTATGAGGGCAGCTCCATTTTTGCCAAGCTGCTCAACAAGCTGTACCTCGACATTCCGCCGGTGATCGCTCACCGCAACCGCATCACCTATCTTGTTGAGCAGTTGAAGGCCGAAACCACGCGCGTCGCCGCCAGCAGCCGAGTCGCCCGTATCTACAATCTCGGCTGCGGCCCCGCCCAGGAAATTCAGAATTTTCTGACTCACGAACCCATCGCGGATTCTGCCGACTTGCTGCTGCTGGATTTCAATGATGAAACCATCACTCACACCACGCGGTCTTTGGAAGATCTCCGTAATCGTCACCGCCGCCGCACCGGTCTCCGTTTTGAGAAAAAATCAGTGCATCAAATTCTGAAGGAAACCGGCCGTGCCGCAGCGCAGGCTGGAAGCTACGACATGGTTTATTGCGCGGGCCTGTTTGATTACCTCTCAGACCGCATCTGCCGGCGGCTTTTGGAGATATTTTATGACCTCCTCGCGCCCGGCGGACTGCTGATCGCCACCAACGTGCATCCGAGCAATCCCTGGAAAAACTGGATGGAGTACCTGGCGGACTGGCACCTTGTTTATCGGAATGAAGAACAGTTTCTCAAACTGGCCCCGGACCGTGCTCCGCCTGATGCCGTCACCATAAAAGCAGATCCCACGGGGGTGAACATCTTTTTGGAAGTGCGCAAACCCGCCAATGACTGA